AAATTGAGAGTTCTTAGTTTCTTGAGCCTGCAAAACACCGAGTCCTCCAGGACTTTCACATTATTCGAGCTATAGTCGAGCAGATCCAATGGCGCCACTTCTCCGGGTGCCATGAAAAGTGCTCGCTTGATCTCAAATAAATTGTTGTTGGATACATTTAAAGCTCGAAGATTGGGCAGCGCATAGAATATTCCCATGTCAAGGTGCTCCAGCCAATTGCTGTGCAGATGCAGTTCCTCCAATTTGGGCAATCCCCGCAAGTGACACCATTGAAACTAGGGgatttaaaaagtatatatcaTGGCTTTCAACTAAAGTGATACTCACTTACGTCTctcaaattgttgttgcttataGACAGGAAACGCAAGTTTGCATTTTCGCCAAGAGTTATGTTTTCCTGATAGTTGGTGGTTAGATCGAGAAATCGTAGCTTTTTCATATCCTTAAAGGCATTGGGTTCTATGTGGGCTATCAGATTCTCAGAAAAGTTGGCGTACTCCAAATTGGCGAAGCCACTCATCAGTTTGGCAGTAATAGCTAATAAGTCGTTGTAGCTCACATCGAAATGGATTATTTCGGATGGGTTGGGAAAGTGCTCTGATTTCAGCTCCTCCAACAGACAGTGGGTAAGATTCAGCTTCTGCAGCGCCTTAAAATCTTGCAGTCCGCTTTCGCCCAGAGTCACACCACCGGCTTCAGAAAGATCCAATTGCAAAAGTCTAGACAGACCAGGCAGTTGTCCATCTTCTGCTCTTTCGATTCCTGTGTGTTGATTGACCACCTTCACACTTCGCCAGTTTTCACCGACATATCGATTCAGTTGTTCGAAGCTCTCGATTTCCCGACACAGATGGCTTCCGTTCCCCAGATCCTCGCACTCCTGAAGATCCTTCCCGAACACTCCGGACAGGAGCAGGAGGGCCAAAACTTGCATCGCCTGCATTTTTGCAACTAAAATGGACCTCAACTGGAGCCAAGTGCAATGCGTTAatttgcgtttatttttatCAGAGCAAACTTGTTTCAGTTCTTTAGTTCAACCAAAAGCCGGTTTCCAATTCCATTAACCGACATCAGCTGTTAAATTAGTGATGGTCCCAGTTGAATCGAGAGGAAATGGTTTTCAACACGAAGCTTGCTAAGTGTTGTCTTGTTGTTTCTCATCTTGTAACTTTACATAAAAGCTAACTAATTGTGCACCGGAAAACTTGTTGTTTCTGGTTACTTTAACAGTGGTctttaatatgattttaaaTATCATTCCATGTGTAAATTATTTTGGTAAAgaacaaatatatattggtttatgatttatttaacatttgatgtaatacatacataaaaagaaaacctaCTGTTTCGTTATATCAGTAggggtatacatatatatattctctgATGCTTAACAATAGACAAggttaaatatatacttttatccATAAGACACTCAAAATACAGTTTAAAGTACATGGTTCAATAACGAATCATTCGTTAGTTAGTTCTCGCTTCAGTgcttcaatttaaattcataaataaagaAGATTATTCGTTGAATACTTAACACAAGTTTACACAAGGAAAATAAATCTAAGCGTTGAAAAGCGTTTATCTTCCTCTTTCGTGGGAAGCCTGAGTTCAGTATATTCAGTTCAGTATCAAAATTAACAAGGAGTTTCATTAGTGCGATCCAGTTTCATCAATAAGCATTTGGTACAGAAGACTAGTACGCGGTTGTTCACCGGGAAGATAATTGTATAAAGAAGCAACTCAAGATAATGTACAAAAGTTAATCATCGCAATCACCACAATCGCCACAATCACCACAATCGCCACAATCACCACAATCGCCACAATCGCAACAATCGCCACAATCGCCACAATCGCCACAATCGCCACAATTTTTACA
This genomic interval from Drosophila teissieri strain GT53w chromosome 3L, Prin_Dtei_1.1, whole genome shotgun sequence contains the following:
- the LOC122616365 gene encoding insulin-like growth factor-binding protein complex acid labile subunit — translated: MQAMQVLALLLLSGVFGKDLQECEDLGNGSHLCREIESFEQLNRYVGENWRSVKVVNQHTGIERAEDGQLPGLSRLLQLDLSEAGGVTLGESGLQDFKALQKLNLTHCLLEELKSEHFPNPSEIIHFDVSYNDLLAITAKLMSGFANLEYANFSENLIAHIEPNAFKDMKKLRFLDLTTNYQENITLGENANLRFLSISNNNLRDFQWCHLRGLPKLEELHLHSNWLEHLDMGIFYALPNLRALNVSNNNLFEIKRALFMAPGEVAPLDLLDYSSNNVKVLEDSVFCRLKKLRTLNLWLNQINRIHPKAFLGLSSLETLHLQGNKISILLDDVFANLTALEKLDLSRNHIKKLGLRVFGERILRRLTYLDLSNNYIADLHPLALSSLPFIKELRLRRNKLVSLDLRMFAPLRQLQLLTISENRLEEIEGDILDTFDRLSHLELNNNRLTFLPDLKSSQNLLQLQNITLEGNPWQCLCLDEITTWLNGHHVSYARPSSAYFSGRKPLCVVTPMDKCLRDLQETRAQGIVESYEKI